One Thermodesulfobacteriota bacterium DNA segment encodes these proteins:
- a CDS encoding CpXC domain-containing protein codes for RGAMALKTTYDIRCGCGAAFTKEIFEYVLAEHDPELRDAILSGEFNRIVCPSCGRGLSVGTRYFYRDEKNRLSVWVCPREDEQKRKELARELIEKNACLECHHTDGTDPGRKLLVFGREALVCLLLKADPDLRRTEGRCLRRNPAVRLIVEGRDAPGYLVLCGKKVRVAIHLRYPPEQAGLPDGTEERGRWLRHYSFGMNIHNPYSSFLDPRRKSEWERIRKEEPAGEPKNEYEDFAESWAFCRLDAKRFGARCPERRRFLDGLKGVNIPRKVRPLRVGRPG; via the coding sequence CGAGGGGCGCCATGGCATTGAAGACGACGTACGACATCCGGTGCGGCTGCGGGGCTGCCTTCACGAAGGAGATATTCGAGTATGTTCTCGCCGAGCACGATCCGGAGTTGAGGGACGCCATCCTCTCCGGCGAGTTCAACAGGATCGTTTGCCCTTCGTGCGGCCGCGGACTTTCCGTCGGGACCCGGTATTTTTACAGGGACGAGAAGAACCGGCTGTCCGTCTGGGTGTGCCCGAGGGAGGATGAGCAGAAAAGGAAGGAGCTTGCCAGGGAGCTGATCGAAAAGAACGCCTGCCTGGAGTGCCATCACACGGACGGCACGGATCCCGGAAGGAAGCTCCTGGTCTTCGGCAGGGAGGCGCTGGTCTGCCTTCTGCTGAAGGCGGATCCGGACCTGCGGAGGACCGAGGGGAGGTGCCTGAGACGCAATCCCGCGGTCCGGCTGATCGTGGAGGGACGGGACGCCCCGGGATACCTCGTGCTCTGCGGGAAGAAGGTCCGGGTCGCCATCCATCTGCGGTACCCTCCGGAACAGGCAGGGCTGCCGGATGGAACGGAGGAGCGAGGGAGATGGCTGCGGCACTATTCCTTCGGGATGAACATCCATAACCCTTACAGTTCCTTCCTCGATCCGCGGAGAAAATCGGAATGGGAAAGGATCCGAAAGGAGGAACCGGCCGGGGAGCCGAAAAACGAGTACGAGGATTTCGCCGAATCCTGGGCGTTCTGCAGGCTGGATGCGAAGAGATTCGGGGCACGGTGCCCGGAAAGGCGCAGATTTCTCGACGGGCTGAAGGGCGTGAACATCCCGAGGAAGGTGCGCCCCCTGCGCGTCGGGCGCCCCGGGTGA
- a CDS encoding ankyrin repeat domain-containing protein — translation MRRRATAAALCFLLAGTAAFADPIHEAAGAGRIERIRALLSGGADVNARSDGDATPLHEAAMWGHRDIAELLLAKGAEVDAKDANGMTPLHLAANGDHANVAALLVGSGAAVDSRAGNGWTPLHVAAAWGHTNAAKVLIDGGANVNARADGGRAGLRVTGGAGKCHKDIAALIRKKGADVPAAGGAGMTPLGVALRNGQKDMAELLKKKNAAE, via the coding sequence GTGAGGCGCCGGGCTACGGCGGCGGCCCTGTGTTTCCTCCTGGCCGGAACGGCCGCTTTCGCGGACCCGATCCACGAGGCCGCAGGCGCCGGGAGGATCGAGAGGATCCGCGCCCTTCTCTCCGGCGGCGCGGACGTCAACGCCCGATCCGATGGCGATGCGACGCCTCTACACGAGGCGGCGATGTGGGGCCATCGTGACATTGCCGAGCTGCTCCTGGCGAAGGGGGCGGAGGTCGACGCGAAGGACGCGAACGGAATGACGCCGCTGCATCTCGCGGCGAACGGGGACCATGCGAACGTCGCCGCGCTCCTTGTCGGAAGCGGGGCAGCGGTCGATTCGAGAGCGGGCAACGGATGGACCCCCCTCCACGTCGCCGCGGCCTGGGGCCATACGAACGCCGCGAAGGTTCTCATCGACGGCGGCGCCAACGTCAACGCGCGGGCAGACGGTGGGCGCGCGGGGCTGCGGGTGACGGGTGGTGCAGGAAAGTGCCACAAGGATATCGCCGCGCTGATCCGGAAAAAGGGGGCGGACGTCCCCGCGGCGGGAGGAGCGGGCATGACGCCCCTGGGAGTGGCGCTGCGGAACGGCCAGAAGGACATGGCGGAGCTGCTGAAGAAGAAAAACGCCGCGGAGTGA
- a CDS encoding PAS domain S-box protein, with product MGELTRALSGFERISVIRIGPEGEILCANPCACETYGYSEEEFRALRVFDLDPDLRADEWPGYFVEFRVDGASRFVRRHRRRDGYEFPVQVVAHHVTFAGGESVLAFLQDISAQMQAERSLRRALCVIDGIWDPVYWIGSDGALMYVNDAACRFLGYDRDELLRMTLFDINPRFTKDTFEEYWSNVRKQGRWLVETVQRTRDGRDIPVEAAVNRIHFEDEDFNCSLVRDISERKQAEIEREALEEQLRQAQKMESIGRLAGGIAHDFNNMLTIILGYAELMRKRLAGDDPLLKYLTEIEKAGGHSRDVTSQLLAFSRKQVIAPGTVNLNELLDEMQKTLLHLIGEDIRLRIRPAAGLWNVRIDPAQFGQVLVNLALNARDAMPNGGHLTIATSNERLDGKERSGAVRTQEDYVLLEVTDTGFGMDPDTLSHIFEPFFTTKEIGKGTGLGLSTVYGIVRQNGGRIEAVSEQGTGTTFRIRIPRLAECDLADPAAEETTEWREESLSGTVLLVEDQAAVRGLATRMLEETGLTVVAAESPFEALSLLRDEDRLFDLLLTDVVMPGMNGRELAEIAEAERPGIAVLFMSGYSQDLFVNRGILEKGAHFLTKPFNRSRLVRAVRDALDPGAACGGIS from the coding sequence ATGGGGGAACTCACGAGGGCTCTTTCCGGTTTCGAGCGCATCTCCGTCATCCGGATCGGCCCGGAAGGGGAGATCCTCTGCGCCAATCCGTGCGCCTGCGAAACCTACGGGTACTCCGAGGAGGAGTTCCGCGCCCTTCGGGTGTTCGACCTCGATCCGGACCTGCGGGCCGATGAGTGGCCCGGCTACTTCGTGGAGTTTCGGGTCGACGGCGCCTCGCGGTTCGTGCGCCGTCACCGCCGAAGGGACGGCTACGAATTTCCCGTCCAGGTGGTCGCCCATCACGTCACGTTCGCCGGCGGCGAGTCCGTCCTTGCCTTCCTGCAGGACATTTCCGCGCAGATGCAGGCGGAGCGATCCTTGCGGCGCGCTCTCTGCGTGATCGACGGGATCTGGGATCCGGTGTACTGGATCGGGTCCGACGGGGCGCTGATGTACGTCAACGACGCGGCATGCCGCTTCCTCGGATACGACCGGGACGAGCTGCTCCGGATGACGCTGTTCGACATCAACCCGCGGTTCACGAAGGACACGTTCGAGGAATACTGGAGCAACGTCCGGAAGCAGGGGAGGTGGCTCGTCGAGACGGTCCAGCGGACCCGGGACGGGCGGGACATCCCCGTCGAGGCGGCGGTGAACCGGATCCACTTCGAGGACGAGGACTTCAACTGCTCCCTCGTGCGGGACATCTCCGAACGGAAGCAGGCGGAGATTGAAAGGGAGGCGCTGGAGGAGCAGCTTCGCCAGGCGCAGAAGATGGAATCCATCGGGCGCCTCGCCGGCGGGATCGCGCACGACTTCAACAACATGCTCACCATCATATTGGGCTACGCGGAACTGATGAGAAAGCGGCTCGCCGGGGACGATCCCCTGCTGAAGTACCTGACGGAGATCGAGAAGGCGGGGGGGCATTCCCGGGACGTCACCAGCCAGCTTCTCGCGTTTTCCCGGAAGCAGGTCATCGCGCCCGGGACGGTGAACCTGAACGAGCTGCTGGACGAGATGCAGAAGACGCTGCTCCACCTGATCGGCGAGGACATCCGCCTGCGCATCCGTCCCGCGGCCGGCCTCTGGAACGTACGGATCGATCCCGCGCAGTTCGGCCAGGTGCTCGTCAACCTCGCCCTGAACGCGCGGGACGCCATGCCGAACGGCGGCCATCTGACGATCGCCACGTCCAACGAGCGGCTCGACGGAAAGGAGCGCTCCGGCGCCGTCCGGACGCAGGAGGATTACGTCCTCCTCGAGGTGACGGACACGGGATTCGGAATGGACCCGGATACGCTGTCGCACATCTTCGAGCCGTTCTTCACGACGAAGGAAATCGGGAAAGGCACCGGTCTCGGACTATCCACGGTGTACGGGATCGTGCGGCAGAACGGCGGACGGATCGAAGCCGTGAGCGAGCAGGGAACCGGGACGACGTTCCGGATCCGCATCCCCCGGCTTGCGGAATGCGACCTCGCGGATCCGGCGGCGGAAGAGACGACGGAATGGCGGGAGGAGTCGCTGTCCGGAACGGTCCTCCTGGTGGAGGACCAGGCGGCGGTTCGCGGCCTGGCGACACGGATGCTGGAGGAGACCGGCCTGACGGTCGTCGCGGCGGAATCCCCCTTCGAGGCGCTCTCCCTCCTGAGAGACGAGGACCGACTCTTCGATCTCCTGCTGACGGACGTGGTGATGCCCGGGATGAACGGCCGCGAGCTGGCGGAGATCGCGGAGGCGGAGCGGCCGGGGATCGCGGTCCTTTTCATGTCGGGGTATTCGCAGGACCTCTTCGTGAACCGGGGCATTCTGGAAAAAGGGGCCCATTTCCTCACCAAGCCGTTCAACCGGAGCCGGCTCGTCCGGGCGGTCAGGGATGCGCTGGATCCAGGCGCGGCCTGCGGCGGGATCTCATGA
- a CDS encoding 5'-nucleotidase C-terminal domain-containing protein: MKRPAAFLAALLLFFIAQAGFSLEGASVRITLLHVNDFHGRLLPVPPKGGGEEAPTGGAALLAGRIRLEREKNPEGTVLLSAGDMFQGTPVSNLFRGAPVVEIMNALSFDAMALGNHEFDWGRDVLKGLAAKAAFPFLSATAVDNAGRTLPGVLPYVILERKGIRIAVVGVSTPETPYTTKRENVEGLTFLDPAAALPGLLRRLRSEGADIVVVLSHLGFDEDRRLAEAVPGIDAIVGGHSHTAVTTPVRVGGTVVAQAGSHGMYLGIVRLDVDPRDRKVSYREAGSGLLPVSPTAAPADPEIARIAGGYQARLAAEFHKAVGASAVDLVRDYRRESNVGNMIADAMREATGADVAFMNAGGIRADLPKGDITLEQMYTILPFENTLLTVGLTGERILSALEKSAALDSGMLQVSGVRMRIDLSRPAGSRVSEVRIGGEPLDPAKRYRVALHDFLASGGDRFDAFREGADPADGGNFRDAVLEYLRARSPVSPRVEGRITIVP, translated from the coding sequence ATGAAGCGCCCGGCCGCCTTCCTGGCCGCGCTGCTCCTTTTCTTTATCGCGCAGGCCGGTTTCTCCCTCGAAGGCGCGTCCGTCCGCATCACGCTGCTGCACGTAAACGATTTTCACGGCAGGCTGCTGCCGGTCCCGCCGAAGGGTGGCGGCGAAGAGGCTCCGACGGGCGGCGCGGCGCTGCTCGCGGGGCGCATCCGGCTGGAGCGGGAGAAGAATCCGGAGGGAACCGTCCTCCTTTCCGCGGGCGACATGTTCCAGGGGACCCCGGTCTCCAACCTGTTCCGGGGGGCGCCGGTCGTCGAGATCATGAACGCGCTTTCCTTCGACGCCATGGCGCTCGGGAATCACGAGTTCGACTGGGGGCGGGACGTCCTGAAGGGACTCGCCGCCAAGGCCGCGTTCCCGTTCCTGTCCGCGACGGCCGTCGACAACGCGGGGCGCACCCTTCCCGGTGTCCTGCCGTACGTCATCCTGGAAAGGAAGGGGATCCGGATCGCCGTCGTCGGTGTCTCCACTCCCGAAACGCCGTACACCACCAAGCGGGAAAACGTGGAGGGACTGACGTTCCTCGACCCGGCCGCCGCTCTGCCCGGGCTCCTGCGGCGGCTGCGGTCGGAAGGGGCGGATATCGTCGTCGTGCTTTCCCACCTCGGGTTCGACGAGGACCGGAGGCTGGCGGAAGCCGTTCCCGGCATCGACGCGATCGTCGGCGGCCATTCCCACACCGCGGTGACGACTCCCGTCCGGGTCGGCGGGACCGTGGTGGCCCAGGCAGGATCCCACGGGATGTACCTGGGGATCGTACGGCTCGATGTGGATCCGCGGGACCGCAAGGTGTCCTACCGGGAGGCGGGGAGCGGGCTCCTTCCGGTCTCCCCGACCGCCGCGCCGGCCGACCCGGAGATCGCGCGCATCGCCGGCGGCTACCAGGCCCGGCTTGCGGCGGAGTTCCATAAGGCGGTCGGCGCGTCCGCCGTGGACCTTGTTCGCGACTACCGGCGGGAATCGAACGTTGGAAACATGATCGCCGACGCGATGCGGGAGGCGACGGGCGCGGACGTTGCGTTCATGAACGCGGGCGGGATCCGGGCGGACCTGCCGAAGGGGGATATCACCCTGGAGCAGATGTACACCATTCTTCCTTTCGAGAATACGCTGCTGACCGTAGGGCTCACGGGGGAGAGGATCCTGTCGGCGCTGGAGAAGAGCGCCGCCCTGGACAGCGGAATGCTCCAGGTGTCGGGGGTCCGGATGAGGATCGACCTGTCCAGGCCCGCGGGAAGCCGGGTGTCGGAGGTCCGCATCGGGGGGGAGCCGCTGGATCCCGCAAAGCGCTACCGGGTCGCCCTGCACGATTTCCTCGCCTCCGGCGGCGACCGGTTCGACGCGTTCCGGGAAGGCGCCGACCCGGCGGACGGAGGCAACTTCAGGGACGCCGTCCTCGAGTACCTCCGGGCCCGTTCGCCGGTGAGCCCCCGGGTGGAGGGGCGGATCACGATAGTTCCGTAA
- a CDS encoding methyl-accepting chemotaxis protein, which translates to MKLTLSKKMYGLVGIMSLIMIVGTAGAVLSVRWLLGHYETLVRVDVARYSASMESEVALAKAVLATKNYMTRMDSESSKAFTEEMGKLKEQIKGYAKLAKTREEREILKKVEAELGPYEQKGKEMLEATMSGKDPMAVDSLYSNIEVPLFKVLREMGQSTLNTQNRNFEKDATMAKSGQWLLVVGLLIGIGMAWAVAALTIRKILKSVFSLSEVTVKASEGDLSQDVPVLTDDEVGRMAQGFNRMMGDLRRIAGEIKGMTNTLASSSEQVSATTEVLAKGAKDQSHQTEQTAAAITEVSQTVMDVAKNAAEASNSSKEMSRIAEEGRKKVEDTVAGMHGIAGTVKESANTVGELGKASKEIGAIINTINDIADQTNLLALNAAIEAARAGESGRGFAVVADEVRKLAERTGKATKEIAAMIEKIQEETALSVSGMQTGIVEVEKGVALAEEARSALERIVAASAVSTDMIQRIATAAEEQSAATEQMSSNMEGIADITRQTESSIEQIRVTVADLSRMAAQLNDSASWFRT; encoded by the coding sequence ATGAAACTGACGCTTTCGAAAAAGATGTACGGCCTGGTCGGGATCATGTCGCTCATCATGATCGTCGGCACGGCCGGAGCCGTCCTGTCGGTCCGGTGGCTTCTGGGCCACTACGAGACGCTGGTCCGCGTCGACGTCGCGCGGTACTCCGCCTCCATGGAGTCGGAGGTCGCGCTGGCCAAGGCCGTTTTGGCCACCAAGAATTACATGACCCGGATGGATTCGGAAAGCTCCAAGGCGTTCACCGAAGAAATGGGCAAGCTGAAAGAGCAGATCAAGGGGTACGCGAAACTCGCCAAGACCCGGGAAGAGCGCGAGATCCTCAAGAAAGTCGAGGCGGAGCTGGGCCCCTACGAGCAGAAGGGGAAGGAGATGCTGGAGGCGACGATGTCCGGCAAGGACCCCATGGCGGTCGACTCCCTGTACTCCAACATCGAAGTCCCGCTCTTCAAGGTGCTGCGCGAGATGGGGCAGTCCACCCTGAACACGCAGAACAGAAACTTCGAAAAAGACGCCACCATGGCGAAAAGCGGACAGTGGCTGCTCGTCGTCGGCCTCCTCATCGGGATCGGCATGGCGTGGGCGGTCGCGGCGCTCACGATCCGGAAGATCCTCAAATCGGTCTTCTCCCTGAGCGAGGTCACCGTAAAGGCGTCGGAGGGCGACTTGAGTCAGGACGTTCCGGTGCTGACCGACGACGAGGTGGGGCGGATGGCGCAGGGGTTCAACAGGATGATGGGGGACCTGCGCAGGATCGCCGGCGAGATCAAGGGGATGACGAACACGCTGGCGAGCAGCTCGGAGCAGGTCTCCGCGACGACGGAAGTGCTGGCAAAGGGCGCCAAGGACCAGAGCCATCAGACGGAGCAGACGGCGGCGGCGATCACGGAAGTCTCGCAGACGGTGATGGACGTGGCCAAGAACGCGGCGGAGGCGTCGAACTCGTCGAAGGAGATGAGCCGGATCGCGGAAGAAGGCCGCAAGAAGGTGGAGGACACCGTGGCGGGGATGCACGGCATCGCCGGGACGGTGAAGGAGTCGGCGAACACGGTGGGCGAGCTGGGGAAGGCGAGCAAGGAGATCGGGGCGATCATCAACACGATCAACGACATCGCGGACCAGACGAACCTTCTGGCCTTGAACGCGGCGATCGAGGCGGCGCGGGCGGGCGAGTCGGGGCGTGGGTTCGCGGTGGTGGCCGACGAGGTGCGCAAGCTGGCGGAGCGCACGGGGAAGGCGACCAAGGAGATCGCGGCGATGATCGAGAAGATCCAGGAGGAGACGGCGCTGTCGGTGTCGGGAATGCAGACGGGGATCGTGGAGGTGGAGAAGGGGGTCGCGCTGGCGGAGGAGGCGCGGTCGGCGCTGGAGCGGATCGTGGCGGCCTCGGCGGTGTCCACGGACATGATCCAGCGGATCGCGACCGCGGCCGAGGAGCAGTCCGCCGCCACCGAGCAGATGTCCTCCAACATGGAGGGGATCGCCGACATCACGCGGCAGACCGAGTCGTCGATCGAGCAGATCCGCGTGACCGTCGCCGACCTCTCCCGCATGGCCGCCCAGCTCAACGACTCGGCGAGCTGGTTCCGGACCTGA
- a CDS encoding CBS domain-containing protein translates to MEKKPRLSGNGMPVPGLTDADVMEAMKSLSSYIDITPGDFKEMYGVAFRLAVERFTRSVKARDIMTRSVTAVRPGDSLDEVVGTMSAAGVSGVPVVDPQGKVLGIISEKDVMRRALGGREGSIMTLMTGCLRANGCMCLRVRGMAAREIMTSPAVTVAAETTLAEMADLLAGRRVNRLPVTDAEGRLIGILARDDIVNAMMKLTKCS, encoded by the coding sequence ATGGAAAAGAAGCCGAGGTTGAGCGGAAACGGGATGCCCGTGCCGGGGCTCACCGACGCCGACGTCATGGAGGCCATGAAATCCCTTTCGTCTTACATCGACATCACTCCGGGCGATTTCAAGGAGATGTACGGGGTCGCGTTTCGCCTCGCGGTCGAGCGGTTCACCCGGTCGGTGAAGGCGCGCGACATCATGACCCGGTCCGTCACCGCGGTGCGACCCGGGGATTCCCTGGATGAGGTCGTCGGGACCATGAGCGCGGCGGGCGTCTCCGGCGTGCCCGTCGTCGATCCGCAGGGGAAGGTCCTCGGGATCATCTCCGAAAAGGACGTGATGCGGCGGGCGCTGGGCGGAAGGGAAGGAAGCATCATGACCCTCATGACCGGATGCCTGCGGGCGAACGGATGCATGTGCCTGAGGGTCCGGGGAATGGCCGCCCGGGAGATCATGACCTCCCCGGCCGTGACGGTCGCCGCAGAGACGACGCTCGCGGAGATGGCCGACCTGCTGGCGGGCCGCCGGGTGAACCGCCTGCCCGTGACGGACGCGGAGGGCCGCCTCATCGGGATCCTCGCCCGGGACGATATCGTGAACGCGATGATGAAGCTGACGAAATGCTCCTGA
- a CDS encoding HPP family protein, protein MSYLRKMKGNTQSPPRVSSREILLSWLGGIAGIAAVAFLNDRFVAGTGRLLIIASFGASAVLIFGAIKSPLAQPRNLVGGHVLSALVGVTVFKLLAPWMWLAAGVAVGTAIAAMHATRTLHPPAGATSLIAVIGGPKIHALGYSYALLPVGAGALVLLAVALLFNNLPDSRKYPEYWV, encoded by the coding sequence CTGAGCTACCTCCGCAAGATGAAGGGGAACACGCAGAGTCCTCCGCGGGTTTCCTCGCGGGAGATCCTGCTGTCCTGGCTGGGGGGGATCGCCGGGATCGCCGCGGTGGCGTTTTTGAACGACCGCTTCGTGGCGGGGACGGGGCGCCTCCTGATCATCGCGTCCTTCGGCGCCTCGGCGGTGCTGATCTTCGGGGCCATCAAGAGCCCGCTGGCGCAGCCGAGGAACCTGGTCGGCGGGCACGTCCTCTCGGCCCTCGTGGGCGTGACCGTCTTCAAGCTGCTCGCCCCATGGATGTGGCTGGCCGCCGGCGTGGCCGTGGGGACCGCCATCGCGGCCATGCACGCCACCAGGACGCTGCATCCGCCCGCAGGGGCGACGTCGCTGATCGCCGTGATCGGCGGGCCGAAGATCCACGCGCTGGGTTATTCCTACGCGCTGCTGCCCGTCGGGGCGGGAGCGCTGGTGCTGCTTGCAGTGGCGCTTCTGTTCAACAACCTCCCCGATTCGAGGAAATACCCGGAATACTGGGTCTGA